One region of Triticum aestivum cultivar Chinese Spring chromosome 6B, IWGSC CS RefSeq v2.1, whole genome shotgun sequence genomic DNA includes:
- the LOC123135577 gene encoding uncharacterized protein, with amino-acid sequence MDGGKKGGRDRRASQERSDRKSGTGMSGDAKKGGRGGKFTWEGADGYTDEDLDLVASRGAGAGADSASGNKKS; translated from the coding sequence ATGGACGGCGGGAAGAAGGGCGGCCGGGACCGCAGGGCGTCGCAGGAGCGCAGCGACCGCAAGTCGGGCACCGGGATGAGCGGCGACGCCAAGAAGGGCGGCCGCGGCGGCAAGTTCACCTGGGAGGGCGCCGACGGCTACACCGACGAggacctcgacctcgtcgccagcAGGGGCGCGGGGGCCGGCGCCGACTCCGCCTCCGGCAACAAGAAGTCCTAG